Proteins encoded within one genomic window of Candidatus Rokuibacteriota bacterium:
- a CDS encoding SPOR domain-containing protein — MGDKKRLIILVFLVVGIAAAAYTWYPIVLGKKTPPRRPPQVYEVPTLIEVPAQKAPQAAKEKAPTTPAPTAPREAKKEAVAKAPTEAPAEKAAERFGLDFPPFVIVAEADECERRLKEDGLTTFRAIRHLDHGLYTAVVGPFPSAAKASQVMAEIKAKPGQATTEQRSPGEFFVEDGPYNLREVVHRASEIRRKGHGVRVAVVDGRAPIYRIRTAMKLDQAQASKLSSQYREAGCPNRIVAGR; from the coding sequence ATGGGTGACAAGAAGCGGCTGATCATTCTGGTCTTCCTCGTCGTTGGAATCGCTGCGGCTGCGTACACCTGGTACCCTATTGTCTTGGGCAAGAAAACTCCGCCTCGGCGTCCCCCACAGGTCTACGAGGTGCCGACGCTGATCGAGGTCCCCGCGCAAAAGGCGCCCCAGGCCGCGAAGGAGAAGGCGCCCACCACGCCGGCCCCGACGGCTCCCCGTGAGGCCAAGAAGGAGGCCGTCGCCAAGGCGCCCACCGAGGCCCCGGCCGAGAAGGCGGCCGAGCGCTTCGGCCTCGATTTCCCGCCGTTCGTCATCGTGGCCGAGGCCGACGAGTGTGAGCGGCGGTTGAAGGAGGACGGGCTCACGACCTTCCGCGCCATCCGGCACCTGGATCACGGCCTCTACACGGCGGTCGTCGGGCCTTTCCCGAGCGCCGCCAAAGCGTCCCAGGTCATGGCCGAGATCAAGGCGAAGCCCGGCCAGGCCACGACCGAGCAGCGAAGTCCCGGGGAGTTTTTCGTCGAGGATGGTCCCTATAACCTCCGCGAGGTTGTCCACCGCGCGTCGGAGATCAGGCGGAAGGGACACGGGGTGCGGGTGGCAGTGGTGGACGGCAGGGCGCCGATCTATCGGATCCGGACCGCGATGAAGCTCGACCAGGCTCAGGCGAGCAAGCTGAGCAGCCAGTACCGGGAAGCGGGCTGTCCCAACCGCATCGTGGCCGGCCGCTAG
- a CDS encoding N-acyl homoserine lactonase family protein, giving the protein MYEVYALRFGERQTTACQFFYREASHEPITLHFYVWLILGGPHPVLVDTGFLEADGGPRGIRNYVGPATMVERLGVKPDAVRTVLVSHLHWDHWSGHSLFPAAEFWVQKDEVAFWTGPVARHDVYRQLANPGALGTLVMLNYAGRIRLIEGEREVLPGLRLHWVGGHTAGMQVVSIETARGPVVLTSDASHFYRNLERRQPVQIITNLPEMLAAFDTIQALAGPDGLIVAGHDPEVAERFKSVEPGIIRVA; this is encoded by the coding sequence GTGTACGAGGTCTACGCGCTGCGGTTCGGGGAGCGACAGACGACCGCCTGCCAGTTCTTCTACCGGGAGGCGTCCCACGAGCCGATCACGCTGCACTTCTACGTCTGGCTGATCCTCGGCGGCCCGCATCCGGTGCTCGTGGACACCGGGTTCCTGGAAGCGGACGGCGGGCCCCGCGGCATCCGGAACTATGTGGGCCCGGCGACGATGGTCGAGCGGCTGGGCGTGAAGCCCGACGCCGTCAGGACCGTCCTGGTCTCCCACCTCCACTGGGACCACTGGTCGGGGCACTCGCTCTTCCCCGCGGCCGAGTTCTGGGTCCAGAAGGACGAGGTCGCGTTCTGGACCGGCCCCGTCGCCCGGCACGACGTGTACCGGCAGCTCGCGAACCCGGGGGCGCTCGGGACCCTCGTCATGCTCAACTACGCTGGCCGGATCCGCCTGATCGAGGGCGAGCGCGAAGTGCTGCCCGGGCTTCGGCTTCACTGGGTCGGCGGGCACACCGCCGGCATGCAGGTCGTGTCGATCGAGACCGCGCGCGGGCCGGTCGTCCTCACGTCCGACGCCTCGCACTTCTATCGGAACCTGGAGCGCCGCCAGCCGGTGCAGATCATCACGAACCTGCCCGAGATGCTCGCGGCCTTCGATACGATCCAGGCGCTGGCGGGGCCCGACGGGTTGATCGTCGCCGGTCACGATCCTGAGGTGGCGGAGCGGTTCAAGTCTGTCGAACCCGGCATCATCCGGGTCGCCTGA
- a CDS encoding carboxymuconolactone decarboxylase family protein: protein MQIRMLEIEEMDPELRGMVAQWQEQGGDPNFIRTFGRLPEPFKQFVRFYSPLVRKGLLPHRLKELVRLRLAQLNTCHY from the coding sequence ATGCAGATCCGCATGCTTGAGATCGAGGAGATGGACCCCGAGCTCCGGGGAATGGTCGCCCAGTGGCAGGAGCAGGGGGGCGACCCGAACTTCATCCGCACGTTCGGCCGGCTGCCCGAGCCGTTCAAACAGTTCGTGCGGTTCTACTCCCCGCTGGTCCGGAAGGGGCTGTTGCCGCACCGGCTGAAGGAGCTCGTGCGGCTGCGCCTGGCGCAGCTCAACACCTGCCACTACTGA
- a CDS encoding methyltransferase domain-containing protein codes for MTDATYPMERTPAEFARLRLQAEALALETGVLLDRIGVREGWRCLDLGCGAGGITDLLSARVGATGQVVGLDADAASLSAARRWAAEKGLANVAFIEGDAFVRDLPREGFDLVHVRFVMTTIGRHRELVEAALALTRPGGTLALQEGEGTGLACYPPHPAWDRLKTILFTAFERAGGDCFAGRQVYRLLVEAGLEDVRFRPCQTGTRSTDPLVDYLPQTVLSTRPLILKHGLASEAELERLIAACRRHLAEPTTVQTSVIVMQAWGRKPAGGPRRASALRI; via the coding sequence GTGACTGACGCCACCTACCCCATGGAGCGCACGCCGGCGGAGTTCGCGCGTCTCCGGCTCCAGGCGGAGGCACTCGCCCTCGAGACGGGCGTGCTGCTCGACCGGATCGGCGTCAGAGAGGGCTGGCGCTGCCTCGACCTCGGCTGCGGCGCAGGCGGGATCACCGATCTCCTGAGCGCGCGTGTCGGCGCCACCGGCCAGGTGGTGGGGCTTGACGCCGACGCTGCGAGCCTCAGCGCGGCTCGCCGGTGGGCGGCCGAGAAAGGGCTCGCGAACGTCGCCTTCATCGAGGGCGATGCCTTCGTGCGCGACCTGCCGCGCGAGGGCTTTGATCTGGTCCACGTCCGTTTCGTCATGACGACGATCGGCCGGCACCGGGAGCTGGTTGAGGCGGCGCTCGCGCTCACGCGGCCCGGCGGCACCCTCGCGCTCCAGGAGGGGGAGGGGACCGGGCTCGCCTGTTATCCGCCGCACCCCGCCTGGGACCGGTTGAAGACCATCCTCTTCACGGCTTTCGAGCGGGCGGGGGGCGACTGCTTCGCCGGCCGTCAGGTGTACCGGCTGCTCGTCGAGGCGGGACTGGAAGATGTGCGGTTCCGCCCCTGCCAGACGGGGACGCGAAGCACGGACCCGCTCGTCGACTACCTGCCGCAGACGGTCCTGTCCACCAGGCCGTTGATCCTCAAGCACGGCCTGGCGTCCGAGGCGGAGCTGGAGCGGCTGATCGCCGCCTGCCGGCGCCACCTGGCGGAGCCGACGACGGTTCAGACGTCGGTGATCGTCATGCAGGCCTGGGGCCGGAAGCCGGCCGGCGGCCCCCGAAGGGCAAGCGCTTTGCGAATTTAA
- a CDS encoding VOC family protein → MGLKRLQHLVLWVSDVERSAGFYCDVLGFEVKRRYPQAVFLKIPGSADDHHLGLFEQTGVGRPDEGVARMYHSAWEVGEITDLVRARERLIEAGALVGASDHGVSLSLYAKDPDGLEFEIFWTVPGGTSVGTRPLDLEGELERRGIAVQQGRGRDRR, encoded by the coding sequence ATCGGCCTCAAGCGACTCCAACATTTGGTCCTGTGGGTCTCGGACGTCGAGCGCAGCGCGGGTTTCTACTGCGACGTGCTGGGCTTCGAGGTGAAGAGGCGGTACCCGCAGGCGGTCTTTCTGAAGATCCCAGGCAGCGCCGACGATCATCACCTCGGGCTGTTCGAGCAGACGGGCGTGGGCCGGCCCGACGAGGGGGTGGCGCGCATGTACCACTCCGCCTGGGAGGTCGGCGAGATCACCGACCTGGTGCGCGCGCGGGAGCGGCTGATCGAGGCGGGCGCGCTGGTCGGCGCGTCGGATCACGGCGTCAGCCTGTCGCTGTACGCCAAGGATCCGGACGGGTTGGAGTTCGAGATCTTCTGGACGGTACCCGGCGGGACCTCTGTCGGGACCCGGCCCCTCGACCTCGAAGGCGAGTTGGAGCGGCGCGGCATCGCGGTTCAGCAAGGGCGGGGCCGGGACCGGCGCTAG